A genomic stretch from Theobroma cacao cultivar B97-61/B2 chromosome 4, Criollo_cocoa_genome_V2, whole genome shotgun sequence includes:
- the LOC18602206 gene encoding probable WRKY transcription factor 70, translating to MSSGRRKAIEELARGRDLTNQLRDLLTKSFGDDGLLGSEDLVTKILNSFANTLSILRSSSGDYDEVSQNPRNSNMSWDGRKSEESGESIKSSTQKDRRGCYKRRKSEHSWTRDSPTLIDDGHAWRKYGQKVILNAKHPRNYYRCTHKHDQGCQATKQVQQIEDDPPKYGTTYYGHHTCKNLLKASQLILDSTSKDSSILLSFANTNKQDNSMFSAFPPVKQESKEDMPSDITYNLSTSSPDYLLSPDHLTTFESSAQMTVLSAADHADVISGVVDSVDLDDLLEF from the exons ATGTCTTCGGGTCGAAGGAAAGCAATTGAAGAACTTGCTCGAGGCAGGGACTTGACAAATCAGTTGCGAGATCTCCTTACTAAATCTTTCGGAGATGATGGTTTGTTGGGAAGTGAAGATCTAGTAACGAAAATCTTGAACTCGTTTGCGAACACGCTTTCGATATTAAGAAGCAGTAGTGGTGACTATGACGAGGTTTCCCAGAATCCCAGGAACAGCAACATGAGTTGGGATGGTCGGAAATCCGAGGAATCGGGAGAGAGCATTAAGAGTTCAACACAAAAGGACCGAAGAGGATGTTACAAAAGAAG GAAGAGTGAACACTCATGGACAAGAGACAGTCCTACTCTGATTGATGATGGCCATGCATGGAGAAAATACGGACAGAAAGTAATCCTCAACGCCAAACACCCAAG AAACTACTACAGATGCACCCATAAGCATGATCAGGGCTGCCAAGCAACCAAGCAAGTCCAGCAGATTGAAGACGACCCGCCAAAGTACGGAACAACATATTACGGCCATCACACTTGCAAAAATCTGCTCAAGGCTTCTCAACTCATCCTGGATTCCACTTCCAAGGACTCGTCCATACTCCTCAGCTTTGCAAACACCAACAAGCAAGACAACTCCATGTTCTCAGCTTTCCCACCAGTGAAGCAGGAAAGCAAAGAAGATATGCCAAGTGACATCACCTACAACCTATCCACATCATCACCCGATTATCTCCTGTCACCTGACCACTTAACGACGTTCGAGTCATCAGCTCAAATGACAGTGTTGTCAGCTGCTGATCATGCGGATGTCATCTCTGGAGTGGTGGATTCTGTTGATTTAGATGACTTGCTTGAGTTTTGA